A window from Cryptomeria japonica chromosome 1, Sugi_1.0, whole genome shotgun sequence encodes these proteins:
- the LOC131050853 gene encoding protein NODULATION SIGNALING PATHWAY 2, protein MQQWEDGYDHKDLGCWNSSFINTLDFKEDDLLLPSWNNLLFEEDGSKETLLHIRDEDSVLHDEILLDLSFNESIEFSSMEEKIQDGSELPDKNDETMMDSEGLCEDSRDDSCGAEEDYSVGNTSGSVECHWPVSPFLCKSDSVEYKGLALVHLLIVCAEAISDGSHDLVEVILSRLKELVSSTGATMERVAYYLSQSLEQRHHCSIAGDDMEEDLFNAFKSTKDPNYLGALTLLNQAYPYIRFAHFIANQSILEAIPVQQAKTLHILDFDIMEGMQWPPLIEALKSEAHKICHLKLTAVKWDDDDDDDDDDDGDGDGDGNGNGGNGGDLGQFSLSCKDTGRRLSEYACSLGIPFSFQETQLENLKDNLSCSDDEMVVVNCMWALPHMLERSSKKLSRFVEGTCHLNPAILTLGTGPNGILGHKKVNLLERFVRCLKNSCALFDSMEAGLPEQYGSARATMERLFMAPMICRPIHYLSEDEEFIRVMDLPLQYGFAEGHISNKNTMNAKLMAEEGEHYRMEIEGNNQLLLQWQSIPLTSISTWKPTNLA, encoded by the coding sequence ATGCAGCAGTGGGAAGATGGGTATGATCACAAAGATTTGGGTTGTTGGAATTCTTCTTTCATCAATACATTAGATTTTAAGGAGGATGATCTCTTATTGCCCTCTTGGAACAATCTCTTGTTTGAAGAAGATGGATCAAAAGAGACTTTACTGCACATTAGAGATGAAGATTCAGTGCTTCACGATGAGATCTTGTTAGATTTGAGTTTCAATGAATCAATTGAGTTTTCTTCCATGGAGGAGAAAATCCAGGATGGTTCAGAGCTGCCAGATAAGAATGATGAAACAATGATGGATTCTGAAGGGCTCTGTGAAGATAGCAGAGATGATTCTTGTGGAGCTGAAGAAGATTATAGTGTAGGAAATACATCAGGTTCTGTTGAGTGCCATTGGCCAGTTTCACCCTTTCTGTGCAAGAGTGATTCAGTAGAATACAAAGGACTAGCTCTTGTACATcttctgattgtctgtgcagaaGCCATTTCAGATGGATCCCATGATCTTGTTGAAGTTATTCTGTCTAGGTTGAAAGAACTGGTTTCTTCAACTGGGGCAACCATGGAGAGGGTGGCTTATTATCTCTCTCAGTCCCTTGAGCAGAGGCATCATTGCTCAATTGCTGGTGATGATATGGAGGAGGATCTTTTCAATGCCTTCAAGAGTACCAAAGACCCAAATTATCTTGGGGCTCTTACATTACTAAATCAAGCATATCCTTATATTAGGTTTGCTCATTTCATAGCCAACCAAAGCATTTTAGAAGCCATCCCTGTTCAGCAGGCAAAGACACTTCATATTCTTGATTTTGACATAATGGAGGGCATGCAGTGGCCACCATTAATTGAAGCTTTGAAGAGTGAGGCTCACAAGATTTGCCACCTGAAGCTTACAGCAGTCAaatgggatgatgatgatgatgatgatgatgatgatgatggtgatggagaTGGTGATGGTAATGGTAATGGTGGTAATGGTGGTGATTTAGGCCAATTTTCATTGTCCTGCAAAGACACAGGGAGGAGATTATCTGAGTATGCATGCTCTTTGGGGATTCCATTTTCATTCCAAGAAACCCAATTGGAAAATCTGAAAGACAATCTAAGTTGCAGTGATGATGAAATGGTGGTTGTCAATTGTATGTGGGCATTGCCACATATGTTGGAGCGCAGTTCAAAGAAGTTATCAAGATTCGTTGAGGGAACATGCCACCTGAATCCAGCTATCCTGACCTTGGGCACAGGACCTAATGGAATTCTAGGTCATAAAAAGGTCAATTTGTTAGAGCGTTTTGTTCGATGTCTGAAGAATTCATGTGCACTGTTTGACTCCATGGAAGCAGGATTGCCTGAGCAATATGGTTCTGCAAGAGCAACAATGGAACGCTTATTTATGGCTCCAATGATATGCAGGCCCATTCATTATTTGTCAGAGGATGAGGAATTTATCAGAGTGATGGACCTCCCACTGCAATATGGCTTTGCTGAAGGTCATATAAGCAACAAAAACACCATGAATGCAAAGCTTATGGCTGAGGAAGGAGAACATTACAGAATGGAAATAGAGGGCAATAACCAGCTACTTCTACAATGGCAATCTATTCCATTAACATCCATCTCTACTTGGAAACCAACAAATCTTGCATGA